A portion of the Clostridium gelidum genome contains these proteins:
- a CDS encoding helix-turn-helix transcriptional regulator, whose translation MEKFLCDLQEMFMNSKFCERIRYLRKFRNLTIKQAADKCITTEKCWSDWENGKAIPRKRNRRIIASVLNVSEEIIFGTPKVYAF comes from the coding sequence ATGGAGAAATTTTTATGTGACTTGCAAGAAATGTTTATGAATAGCAAATTTTGTGAAAGAATAAGGTATCTAAGAAAATTCAGAAATCTAACAATAAAACAAGCAGCAGATAAGTGTATCACAACTGAAAAATGCTGGTCAGATTGGGAAAATGGGAAAGCAATTCCTCGAAAAAGAAATAGAAGAATAATAGCATCAGTACTTAATGTTAGTGAAGAAATAATATTTGGAACTCCAAAGGTATATGCTTTCTAA